A single genomic interval of Hevea brasiliensis isolate MT/VB/25A 57/8 chromosome 4, ASM3005281v1, whole genome shotgun sequence harbors:
- the LOC131179485 gene encoding uncharacterized protein LOC131179485 translates to MYGSVDVSSLRLATDVVVPPKFKVPDFDNYTGNSDPRIHLATYIAKMSALTEDDRLLVHFFHESLSGTALRWCIQLDRSKLRSCKDLADTFLKQYKLNCNVAPTRKDLQNLVLQEKESFKEYAQRWREKAVELCFLFIETVKASYFNLMIGNMSNSFSNIIQASERIEANLKLGRLQELTRENSAKKTTSFGKKKEGNGMNVIKPRDESEESPLEPSIDVIQLDSVSEALISPIAEGQELDNWEAEDNPLLNLE, encoded by the exons atgtatggctcagtcgATGTATCTTCACTGAGATTGGCAACGGATGTAGTGGTACCACCTAAGTTTAAAGTTCCGGACTTTGACAATTATACCGGAAATTCAGACCCCCGCATCCATTTGGCCACTTACATAGCCAAGATGTCCGCCCTCACAGAAGATGATAGACTTCTGGTCCATTTCTTTCATGAAAGCCTCTCCGGGACAGCCTTACGATGGTGCATACAACTGGATAGGAGTAAACTACGCTCCTGTAAAGATTTGGCTGATACTTTCCTCAAGCAGTACAAGCTCAATTGCAATGTCGCCCCGACACGAAAAGACCTTCAAAATCTAGTGTTGCAAGAGAAGGAGAGCTTTAAGGAATATgcacagagatggagagagaaggcagTTGAGCTTTGCTTTCTCTTCATTGAAACCGTGAAGGCCTCGTATTTCAATTTAATGATCGGAAATATGTCTAATAGCTTTTCCAACATTATCCAAGCTAGCgaaagaattgaagctaacctcaAGTTAGGAAGGTTGCAGGAGTTGACTAGAGAAAACTCTGCAAAGAAAACGACAAGTTTCGGGAAGaagaaggaag GCAATGGCATGAATGTGATAAAACCTAGGGATGAAAGCGAAGAGTCTCCTTtggaaccatccatcgatgtcatacaGCTAGACTCCGTGTCCGAGGCGTTGATTTCACCAAtcgctgaagggcaagaacttgATAATTGGGAAGCAGAAGATAACCCCTTgcttaatctcgagtaa